From Microbacterium invictum, the proteins below share one genomic window:
- a CDS encoding nitroreductase family deazaflavin-dependent oxidoreductase has protein sequence MSLTGTYIPSTSEWARTQAENYEASGGTEANLLRGVPIIVLTTVGAASGGLRKTALMRVEYEGRYAVVASKGGAPDEPKWGENMRRHPHVELQDGAVKRDYTARELSGPERDQWWRRATAVWPDYDAYQAKTDRLIAIFVLEPFDG, from the coding sequence ATGTCGCTGACCGGAACCTACATCCCCTCCACGTCCGAATGGGCCCGCACGCAGGCCGAGAACTATGAAGCATCGGGCGGAACCGAAGCCAACCTGCTGCGCGGCGTGCCGATCATCGTGCTCACCACCGTTGGCGCCGCGTCGGGCGGACTGCGCAAGACCGCGCTCATGCGGGTGGAGTACGAGGGCCGCTACGCGGTCGTCGCGTCGAAGGGCGGGGCCCCCGACGAGCCCAAATGGGGCGAGAACATGCGCCGCCACCCGCACGTCGAGTTGCAGGACGGCGCCGTCAAGCGCGACTACACGGCGCGAGAGCTCAGCGGGCCCGAGCGCGACCAGTGGTGGCGCCGCGCGACGGCGGTGTGGCCCGACTACGACGCCTACCAGGCCAAGACCGACCGGCTCATCGCGATCTTCGTGCTCGAGCCGTTCGACGGCTGA
- the sucD gene encoding succinate--CoA ligase subunit alpha, whose translation MSIFLNKDSKVIVQGITGGEGTKHTALMLKAGTQVVGGVNARKAGTTVLHTDKDGNSVELPVFASVEEAISATGADVSIAFVPPAFTKDAMVEAIDAEIGLLVVITEGVPVGDTAEAWAYAQAKGNKTRIIGPNCPGIITPDESLVGITPANITGKGPIGLVSKSGTLTYQMMYELREIGFSTAIGIGGDPVIGTTHIDALAAFEADPETKAIVMIGEIGGDAEERAADFIKANVTKPVVGYVAGFTAPEGKTMGHAGAIVSGSAGTAQAKKEALEAAGVKVGKTPSETAALMREIIAGL comes from the coding sequence ATGTCGATCTTCCTCAACAAGGACTCCAAGGTCATCGTCCAGGGCATCACCGGCGGCGAAGGCACCAAGCACACGGCTCTCATGCTGAAGGCCGGCACCCAGGTCGTCGGCGGCGTGAACGCCCGCAAGGCCGGCACCACCGTGCTGCACACCGACAAGGACGGCAACTCCGTCGAGCTGCCCGTCTTCGCATCGGTCGAAGAGGCCATCTCGGCCACCGGCGCCGACGTGTCGATCGCGTTCGTCCCGCCCGCGTTCACGAAGGATGCGATGGTCGAGGCCATCGACGCCGAGATCGGGCTGCTGGTCGTCATCACCGAGGGCGTGCCGGTCGGCGACACCGCCGAGGCATGGGCCTATGCGCAGGCGAAGGGCAACAAGACCCGCATCATCGGCCCGAACTGCCCCGGCATCATCACGCCCGACGAGTCGCTCGTGGGCATCACGCCGGCCAACATCACCGGCAAGGGACCGATCGGCCTCGTGTCGAAGTCGGGCACCCTGACCTACCAGATGATGTACGAGCTGCGTGAGATCGGATTCTCGACGGCCATCGGCATCGGCGGCGACCCCGTCATCGGCACGACGCACATCGACGCGCTCGCCGCGTTCGAGGCCGACCCCGAGACCAAGGCCATCGTCATGATCGGCGAGATCGGCGGCGACGCAGAAGAGCGCGCGGCCGACTTCATCAAGGCGAACGTGACCAAGCCGGTCGTCGGCTACGTCGCGGGCTTCACCGCGCCCGAGGGCAAGACCATGGGCCACGCCGGCGCCATCGTGTCGGGCTCGGCGGGCACCGCGCAGGCCAAGAAGGAGGCCCTCGAGGCCGCCGGCGTCAAGGTCGGCAAGACGCCGTCCGAGACCGCTGCGCTCATGCGCGAGATCATCGCCGGGCTGTAA
- the sucC gene encoding ADP-forming succinate--CoA ligase subunit beta → MDLYEYQARDLFEKYEVPVLAGIIADTPEEAKAAAEKLGGVVVVKAQVKTGGRGKAGGVKVAKNPDEAYEAAKAILGLDIKGHVVGRVMVAAGARIDKEYYFSVLLDRANRSYLSLASVEGGMEIEELAVERPEALARIEVNPGTGIDKAKAVEIAEAAGFSADLVDKVSDVFVKLYNVYKGEDATLVEVNPLILSEEGDIIALDGKVSLDENAEFRHPNHALLEDKAAADPLEAKAKENDLNYVKLDGEVGVIGNGAGLVMSTLDVVAYAGENHGGVKPANFLDIGGGASAEVMAAGLDVILGDPQVKSVFVNVFGGITACDAVAKGIVGALAELGASASKPLVVRLDGNKVEEGRAILRDANHPLVTLAETMDEGADKAAELANA, encoded by the coding sequence GTGGATCTCTACGAGTACCAGGCACGAGACCTGTTCGAGAAGTACGAGGTGCCGGTGCTCGCCGGCATCATCGCCGATACCCCTGAGGAGGCGAAGGCGGCCGCGGAGAAGCTCGGCGGTGTCGTCGTCGTCAAGGCGCAGGTCAAGACCGGAGGTCGCGGCAAGGCCGGCGGCGTCAAGGTTGCGAAGAACCCCGACGAGGCCTACGAGGCCGCGAAGGCCATTCTCGGCCTCGACATCAAGGGCCACGTCGTGGGCCGCGTGATGGTCGCCGCCGGCGCCCGCATCGACAAGGAGTACTACTTCTCGGTGCTGCTCGACCGCGCGAACCGCTCCTACCTGAGCCTCGCCAGCGTCGAGGGCGGCATGGAGATCGAAGAGCTCGCCGTCGAGCGCCCCGAGGCACTCGCACGCATCGAGGTCAACCCCGGCACGGGCATCGACAAGGCCAAGGCCGTCGAGATCGCCGAGGCCGCCGGCTTCAGCGCCGACCTCGTCGACAAGGTGAGCGACGTGTTCGTCAAGCTCTACAACGTCTACAAGGGCGAGGACGCCACCCTGGTCGAGGTCAACCCGCTGATCCTCTCGGAAGAGGGCGACATCATCGCCCTCGACGGCAAGGTCTCCCTCGACGAGAACGCCGAGTTCCGCCACCCGAACCACGCGCTGCTCGAGGACAAGGCCGCGGCCGACCCGCTCGAGGCCAAGGCCAAGGAGAACGACCTCAACTACGTCAAGCTCGACGGCGAGGTCGGTGTCATCGGCAACGGTGCGGGCCTGGTCATGTCGACGCTCGACGTCGTCGCGTACGCCGGTGAGAACCACGGCGGCGTGAAGCCCGCCAACTTCCTCGACATCGGCGGCGGCGCCTCGGCAGAGGTCATGGCCGCGGGACTGGACGTCATCCTCGGCGACCCGCAGGTCAAGTCCGTGTTCGTCAACGTCTTCGGCGGCATCACCGCGTGCGACGCAGTCGCCAAGGGCATCGTCGGCGCGCTCGCCGAGCTCGGCGCGAGCGCGTCCAAGCCGCTCGTCGTCCGCCTCGACGGCAACAAGGTCGAAGAGGGTCGTGCGATCCTCCGCGACGCCAACCACCCGCTGGTCACGCTCGCCGAGACCATGGACGAGGGCGCCGACAAGGCCGCCGAACTCGCGAACGCCTGA
- a CDS encoding TetR/AcrR family transcriptional regulator — MSDTPPPATARNAVVAAALDLFATQGFEATSVEQIAQAAGVSRSTFFRQFGGKDDVVFSDHDLVIAQLRVFLAHGHENPWAAVCAASIRVYKHFAADPELARRRYVVVRQVPALREREIVEVFRYERVFDEYLRGAVPGLDPIDAVAFAANVTAVHNHVLRRLLRGTKRVPPAVLKDAYDTLMHRFGVHPDGERPAADDVIVATFPRRMPTAEIARRLGAELG, encoded by the coding sequence ATGAGCGATACCCCGCCGCCGGCCACCGCCCGCAACGCCGTCGTCGCCGCTGCGCTCGACCTGTTCGCGACGCAGGGCTTCGAGGCGACCAGCGTCGAGCAGATCGCGCAGGCAGCCGGCGTCTCGCGCTCCACCTTCTTCCGCCAGTTCGGCGGCAAGGACGATGTCGTGTTCTCGGATCACGACCTGGTGATCGCGCAGCTGCGGGTGTTCCTCGCCCACGGCCATGAGAATCCCTGGGCTGCGGTGTGCGCGGCATCCATTCGCGTGTACAAGCACTTCGCCGCCGACCCCGAGCTCGCCCGTCGCCGCTATGTCGTGGTGCGGCAGGTGCCGGCGCTGCGCGAGCGCGAGATCGTCGAGGTGTTCCGGTACGAGCGCGTGTTCGACGAGTATCTGCGCGGCGCCGTGCCGGGCCTGGATCCGATCGATGCCGTCGCGTTCGCGGCCAACGTCACCGCGGTGCACAACCACGTGCTGCGGCGCTTGCTGCGCGGCACCAAGCGCGTTCCCCCCGCGGTGCTGAAGGACGCATACGACACCCTCATGCACCGCTTCGGCGTGCACCCCGACGGCGAGAGGCCCGCCGCCGACGACGTGATCGTGGCGACGTTCCCCCGGCGGATGCCGACCGCGGAGATCGCCCGCCGCCTCGGCGCCGAACTGGGCTGA
- a CDS encoding helix-turn-helix transcriptional regulator: MPARTSRMIGRDAELAVLRDALDAGRAGHPRVVVVRGEAGIGKTRLLQEFRAAASALGGTPPITFAVGQCVDMGEIGSPFTPIRRLLRELYATVGDDVFRAAAQTPTVVATLAALLPELTTDATPADTGADYITESIERVIESLSQDHHLVVIIEDLHWADAATLALLKTLAVTLRGAHVTIVMTYRSDDVGRGHPLRPVLAELDRNRTVTGLDIGRLSPAETVELARAVAGAADTGAIDTIVKRSDGIPFFVEELAELDANEALPDTLRDLVLARFERLSDTGREATGLVAAGGVRVEGSLLETVHDGDREALRAGLREALAAHVLETSGEGYAFRHALIQEAVHDDLLPSERAELHARYAAALQRQVDAGHAEVAAEAAEHWLAARDLPRAFDAMVIARRHADSTWAPITAARLGERLVELWDRVPDAAARTGLSRAQLYADTAAAWRLQDSARAMRLARAGLAVTPADDVLGRAQLYAEIASAHGNAGRISEMITAVDSALDLLDDTAPAHALLRARALGLKVTGAASAVGGEDERQRIAAAALHAAELSGDAVALATCLMHLTWPLIDRGHLDEALAYIARIAALDLPADRRLHATISELDTLVRAGRFDEAVERATAAIALAMEVGLDRSMGALLASNRAEALLARGDAVEGEAVARRCLDMLAGVPTFRSFSLRLIALAASWDDRADEAEEIRRRESADIAAVQAEDPEEKIGWAEFDTEVALNRAEGHADDAVRAALVDAAVTAALVLDDEDFLQGPGTSRRLLPGAVRALAEADLLGLDVDRRERLRTTVTAAVASQPDDAPGRAFAALWAAESARGGAAPIGPWRQAVTMADERLIPVRFLHYARYRLAESLIASGDRDEAGALLTCIVADAPSDGAAVTARWARELSVRAGLTILGTQGTHGSDAGGAGVAAGIATLTRRERQVLALVAEGLTNPQIGQRLFISPKTASVHVSAILTKIGATNRAEAAALYAAEDDAVPAE, encoded by the coding sequence ATGCCTGCGCGCACGTCTCGGATGATCGGTCGCGACGCCGAGCTCGCGGTTCTGCGTGATGCCCTCGACGCCGGACGCGCCGGCCATCCGCGGGTCGTCGTCGTGCGCGGCGAGGCCGGGATCGGCAAGACGCGGCTGCTGCAGGAGTTCCGCGCGGCGGCGAGCGCACTCGGCGGCACTCCGCCGATCACCTTCGCGGTCGGCCAATGCGTCGACATGGGTGAGATCGGCAGTCCGTTCACCCCGATCCGCCGGCTGCTGCGCGAGCTGTACGCCACCGTCGGCGACGACGTGTTCCGCGCGGCCGCGCAGACCCCGACGGTCGTCGCGACCCTCGCGGCCCTGCTGCCCGAGCTGACCACCGACGCCACTCCAGCCGACACCGGCGCCGACTACATCACCGAGTCGATCGAGCGGGTCATCGAGAGTCTCAGCCAGGATCATCATCTGGTCGTCATCATCGAGGACCTGCACTGGGCGGATGCCGCGACCCTGGCCCTGCTGAAGACCTTGGCCGTCACGCTGCGCGGCGCCCACGTCACGATCGTGATGACGTACCGGTCCGACGACGTCGGGCGCGGGCACCCGCTGCGTCCGGTGCTCGCCGAGCTCGACCGCAACCGCACCGTCACGGGTCTGGATATCGGGCGCCTCAGCCCGGCCGAGACGGTCGAGCTGGCCCGCGCGGTGGCCGGGGCCGCCGACACCGGGGCGATCGACACGATCGTGAAGCGCAGCGACGGCATCCCGTTCTTCGTCGAGGAGCTGGCCGAGCTCGACGCGAACGAGGCGCTCCCCGACACCCTGCGCGACCTGGTCCTGGCGCGGTTCGAACGTCTCAGCGACACCGGACGCGAAGCGACCGGACTGGTCGCTGCCGGAGGCGTGCGCGTCGAGGGCAGTCTTCTCGAGACCGTGCACGACGGCGACCGCGAAGCGCTGCGCGCCGGGTTGCGCGAGGCGCTGGCCGCCCACGTGCTCGAAACCAGCGGCGAGGGGTACGCGTTCCGTCACGCGCTGATCCAGGAAGCCGTGCACGACGACCTGCTGCCCAGCGAGCGCGCCGAGCTGCACGCCCGCTACGCGGCGGCGCTGCAGCGGCAGGTCGATGCGGGGCACGCCGAGGTCGCGGCCGAGGCCGCCGAGCACTGGCTGGCCGCCCGCGACCTGCCGCGCGCCTTCGACGCGATGGTGATCGCCCGCCGCCACGCCGATTCGACGTGGGCGCCGATCACCGCGGCCCGGCTGGGTGAGCGTCTGGTCGAGCTGTGGGATCGGGTTCCGGATGCCGCGGCCCGCACCGGCCTGTCACGTGCGCAGCTGTACGCCGACACCGCCGCCGCGTGGCGCCTTCAGGACTCCGCCCGGGCGATGCGACTAGCCCGCGCGGGACTGGCGGTCACCCCCGCCGACGACGTGCTCGGACGCGCTCAGCTGTACGCCGAGATCGCCAGCGCCCACGGCAACGCCGGTCGCATCTCCGAGATGATCACGGCGGTCGACTCGGCGCTGGATCTGCTCGACGACACCGCGCCGGCCCATGCGCTGCTGCGCGCGCGGGCTCTGGGGCTCAAGGTGACCGGTGCGGCCTCGGCGGTCGGCGGTGAGGACGAACGACAGCGCATCGCGGCGGCGGCACTTCACGCGGCGGAACTCAGCGGTGATGCCGTCGCACTGGCGACCTGCCTCATGCATCTCACCTGGCCGCTGATCGACCGGGGGCACCTCGATGAGGCTCTGGCGTACATCGCCCGGATCGCCGCCCTCGACCTGCCGGCCGACCGGCGACTCCACGCGACCATCTCGGAGCTCGACACGCTCGTGCGTGCCGGACGGTTCGATGAGGCCGTCGAGCGGGCCACGGCCGCGATCGCCCTCGCGATGGAGGTGGGCCTCGACCGCAGCATGGGAGCGCTCCTCGCGTCGAATCGCGCCGAGGCGCTGCTGGCGCGCGGCGACGCTGTCGAAGGTGAAGCGGTCGCCCGCCGCTGCCTGGACATGCTCGCCGGGGTGCCGACTTTCCGTTCGTTCTCCCTGCGGCTGATCGCTCTGGCCGCCTCGTGGGACGACCGGGCGGACGAGGCCGAAGAGATCCGGCGACGCGAGAGCGCGGACATCGCCGCGGTGCAGGCCGAGGACCCCGAGGAGAAGATCGGGTGGGCCGAGTTCGATACCGAGGTGGCGCTGAACCGTGCCGAGGGACACGCAGACGACGCCGTTCGCGCAGCTCTGGTCGACGCCGCGGTCACCGCCGCGCTCGTGCTCGACGACGAGGACTTCCTGCAGGGACCGGGCACCTCGCGTCGGCTGCTGCCCGGCGCGGTCCGGGCGCTGGCCGAGGCCGACCTGCTCGGCCTCGACGTCGACCGGCGGGAGCGGCTGCGCACCACCGTGACGGCTGCCGTCGCGAGTCAGCCCGACGATGCGCCCGGTCGTGCGTTCGCCGCGCTGTGGGCAGCCGAGTCCGCGCGCGGCGGCGCGGCGCCGATCGGGCCGTGGCGACAGGCGGTGACGATGGCCGACGAGCGCCTGATTCCGGTCCGGTTCCTGCATTACGCGCGGTACCGGCTCGCGGAGTCGCTCATCGCGTCCGGCGACCGGGATGAGGCCGGTGCGCTGTTGACCTGTATCGTCGCCGACGCGCCGAGCGACGGTGCCGCCGTCACCGCCCGCTGGGCTCGAGAGCTCTCCGTGCGCGCCGGACTCACGATCCTCGGCACGCAGGGAACCCACGGGTCGGATGCCGGGGGTGCCGGCGTCGCGGCCGGCATCGCCACGCTGACGCGCCGGGAGCGACAGGTGCTCGCGCTCGTGGCCGAGGGGCTCACCAACCCGCAGATCGGTCAGCGACTGTTCATCTCGCCGAAGACCGCATCGGTGCACGTGTCGGCGATTCTCACGAAGATCGGCGCGACCAATCGCGCCGAGGCCGCCGCGCTGTATGCGGCCGAAGACGATGCCGTACCGGCCGAGTGA
- a CDS encoding ATP-dependent DNA ligase, translating into MAYEIPAPMLAKSVPDIPDPATTPGGLSFEPKWDGFRALVSWDGSGVELGSRGAKPLTRYFPELVDACARLLPEPCLLDGEIVVADGEPGSQRLQWEILSQRIHPAASRVKMLSETYPAMFVAFDLLARGDRDLQEAPFAERRSELEALLAGIPHPIHLTRTTEDPELARRWLAEFEGAGLDGVVAKPLAQPYAPGKRTMFKIKHARTADVVALGYRIHKSGEGVGSLLVGLYDADGVLRNVGGVAAWSNARRLELVDELAPLVEVDAAGQTVTGETDRSRFSGSKDVSFVRLRPERVLEVRYDQLEGHRFRHTVQFERWRPDREARSCMFSQLEQVSAYDLSEVLG; encoded by the coding sequence GTGGCCTACGAGATCCCCGCGCCCATGCTCGCCAAGTCGGTGCCCGACATCCCCGATCCGGCGACGACACCGGGCGGCCTGTCGTTCGAGCCCAAATGGGACGGGTTCCGTGCGCTGGTGTCGTGGGACGGTTCCGGGGTCGAACTGGGCTCGCGCGGCGCGAAGCCGCTGACCCGCTACTTCCCCGAGCTGGTCGACGCGTGCGCGAGGCTGCTTCCGGAGCCGTGCCTGCTCGACGGCGAGATCGTCGTCGCCGACGGCGAGCCGGGGTCGCAGCGGCTGCAGTGGGAGATCCTGTCGCAGCGCATCCACCCGGCCGCGTCGCGGGTGAAGATGCTGAGTGAGACCTACCCGGCGATGTTCGTCGCGTTCGATCTGCTCGCGCGCGGCGACCGCGACCTGCAGGAGGCGCCGTTCGCCGAGCGCCGGTCCGAGCTGGAGGCGCTGCTGGCCGGCATCCCGCATCCCATCCATCTCACGCGCACGACGGAGGATCCCGAACTCGCGCGACGGTGGCTGGCCGAGTTCGAGGGCGCGGGCCTCGACGGTGTCGTCGCCAAGCCGCTCGCCCAGCCGTATGCGCCGGGCAAGCGCACGATGTTCAAGATCAAGCACGCGCGCACGGCCGACGTGGTCGCGCTCGGCTACCGGATCCACAAGAGCGGCGAAGGCGTCGGGTCGCTGCTGGTCGGGCTGTACGACGCCGACGGCGTGCTGCGCAACGTCGGCGGCGTCGCCGCGTGGAGCAATGCGCGCCGGCTCGAGCTGGTCGACGAGCTCGCACCCCTGGTCGAGGTGGATGCCGCGGGGCAGACGGTCACAGGCGAGACCGACCGCTCGCGGTTCAGCGGGTCGAAGGACGTGTCGTTCGTGCGGCTGCGGCCCGAGCGCGTGCTCGAGGTGCGCTACGACCAGCTCGAGGGTCACCGGTTCCGGCACACCGTGCAGTTCGAGCGGTGGCGGCCCGACCGCGAGGCCCGCTCGTGCATGTTCTCGCAGCTCGAGCAGGTCTCGGCGTACGACCTCTCCGAGGTGCTGGGCTGA
- a CDS encoding TrkA C-terminal domain-containing protein, which translates to MTTIFEFLQQQPSITLFLLVGLGAALGRVRVGGISLGAVGVLFAAIGLNAWAVSQGVTLEIPAAVGDLGVIVFAFCTGVIAGPGFFNALRSSYATILADIAFLLAAAAAGFLLGRMLGVTPETIAGTFAGAMTNTPALAATGGSPEATVGYASAYVYGVIGAMIGVWLALRHRGSDTDTPVPIVDKAVRVDTASHPTVGDLAHRHGGRITISRLRGKGGTSMDVADDETELPEGAVVNVVGPKDEVDAVTTELGHTSSIDVVGERSSLDYRRIILSTPGLSGRTIASLGLREKFGASIVRIRRGDVDLLATSDAVVQQGDRLRVVGPKKRMPEVSAYLGDSERGNTDTNPAALGIGITIGLLVGVVQIPLPGGGAFSFGFAAGALIIGLVLGRVRRIGSVPVTLPNTAATVLAEFGLLVFLAFAGIKAGSQIVAAIVSGEVVTLLALGAVMTTIVVGGTYLVMRHVFRLGGTRLSGVVGGAMTNPALLAFAQERTNFDPRVALGYSLIYPAAMVVKIVVAQVIILL; encoded by the coding sequence GTGACCACCATCTTCGAATTCCTGCAGCAGCAGCCGTCGATCACCCTCTTCCTGCTGGTCGGGCTCGGGGCCGCGCTCGGCCGCGTGCGCGTGGGCGGCATTTCGCTGGGCGCGGTCGGCGTGCTGTTCGCCGCGATCGGCCTCAACGCGTGGGCCGTCTCGCAGGGCGTGACTCTCGAGATTCCCGCCGCCGTGGGGGACCTCGGCGTGATCGTCTTCGCGTTCTGCACCGGCGTCATCGCCGGCCCGGGGTTCTTCAACGCACTGCGGTCGTCGTACGCCACGATCCTCGCCGACATCGCCTTCCTGCTGGCCGCCGCAGCCGCGGGGTTCCTCCTCGGGCGGATGCTGGGCGTCACCCCCGAGACGATCGCCGGAACCTTCGCCGGCGCGATGACCAACACACCCGCCCTGGCCGCGACCGGCGGCAGCCCTGAAGCCACGGTCGGCTACGCGAGCGCGTACGTCTACGGCGTCATCGGCGCCATGATCGGCGTGTGGCTGGCATTGCGTCACCGCGGCTCCGACACCGACACCCCGGTACCCATCGTCGACAAGGCGGTCCGTGTCGACACGGCCTCGCACCCCACGGTCGGCGACCTCGCGCACCGTCACGGCGGACGCATCACGATCTCGCGTCTGCGCGGCAAGGGCGGCACATCGATGGATGTCGCCGACGACGAGACCGAGCTCCCCGAAGGAGCAGTCGTCAACGTCGTCGGGCCGAAGGACGAGGTGGACGCGGTGACCACCGAACTCGGCCACACGTCGTCGATCGACGTCGTCGGCGAACGCAGCAGCCTCGACTACCGGCGCATCATCCTGTCCACGCCCGGCCTGTCGGGCCGCACCATCGCGAGTCTCGGACTGCGCGAGAAGTTCGGGGCGTCGATCGTGCGGATCCGTCGCGGCGACGTCGATCTCCTCGCGACATCCGACGCCGTCGTGCAGCAGGGCGACCGGCTGCGGGTGGTCGGGCCGAAGAAGCGGATGCCGGAGGTCTCGGCTTACCTCGGCGACTCCGAGCGCGGCAACACCGACACCAATCCGGCGGCCCTCGGCATCGGCATCACGATCGGACTGCTGGTCGGGGTCGTCCAGATCCCCCTGCCCGGTGGCGGTGCGTTCAGCTTCGGCTTCGCCGCCGGGGCGCTGATCATCGGGCTCGTGCTGGGGCGCGTGCGGCGCATCGGCTCGGTACCGGTCACTCTCCCCAACACCGCGGCCACCGTGCTCGCCGAGTTCGGGCTGCTCGTCTTCCTCGCGTTCGCGGGCATCAAAGCCGGCTCGCAGATCGTGGCGGCGATCGTGTCGGGCGAGGTGGTGACGCTCCTCGCACTGGGCGCGGTGATGACGACGATCGTCGTCGGCGGCACCTACCTCGTCATGCGCCATGTGTTCCGCCTCGGCGGCACGCGCCTGTCGGGAGTCGTCGGCGGTGCGATGACCAACCCGGCGCTGCTCGCGTTCGCCCAGGAGCGCACGAACTTCGACCCCCGCGTCGCGCTCGGCTACAGCCTCATCTATCCCGCGGCGATGGTCGTCAAGATCGTCGTCGCGCAGGTGATCATCCTGCTCTGA
- a CDS encoding nitroreductase family deazaflavin-dependent oxidoreductase: MTAPNRTARITARLLKTPWLMRMPIGLYRVGLGWLLGDRLLMIEHLGRVSHTPRYVVVEVVERSHNVIRVASGLGSGSQWYRNLRANGVAYLSIGRARRIRANVRFLSEDEAAASFARYAAAHPQAWEQLSAAMEAATGSTAPAPMVEFTPPGLR; encoded by the coding sequence ATGACCGCCCCGAACAGAACCGCCCGCATCACCGCACGGCTGCTGAAGACCCCGTGGCTCATGCGCATGCCCATCGGGCTCTACCGAGTCGGTCTCGGGTGGCTGCTGGGCGACCGGCTGCTCATGATCGAGCACCTGGGCCGCGTCTCGCACACACCGCGATACGTCGTGGTCGAGGTGGTGGAGCGTTCGCACAACGTCATCCGCGTGGCCTCCGGACTCGGCTCTGGTTCGCAGTGGTACCGCAATCTGCGGGCCAACGGCGTGGCCTACCTCAGCATCGGCCGGGCGCGACGGATCCGCGCGAACGTGCGCTTTCTGAGCGAGGACGAGGCAGCGGCATCCTTCGCCCGCTACGCCGCAGCCCACCCGCAGGCCTGGGAGCAGCTGTCCGCCGCGATGGAAGCGGCCACCGGCAGCACCGCACCCGCGCCGATGGTCGAGTTCACGCCGCCCGGGCTGCGCTGA
- the ligD gene encoding non-homologous end-joining DNA ligase gives MASERITLTVGERDVGLSSPNRLIWPELGITKRELAEYAIAVAEPFLRANGHRPVSLERFPDGVDGESFFSKNPPKGAPAFVDQVMCTYNSGRRHPQVVLNEAAAIVWAIQMNTIVFHPWASLAADTDNPVELRIDLDPQPGTDFADAAAVAPALREVLREAGLEAWLKTSGNRGIHVFCPIEPTHEFLDVRHAVIAAGRELERRMPDKVTMNWWKEERGERIFIDFNQANRDRTMAGAYSPRALPTATVATPITWEELDAGVDPAAFTVRTVPERLAEVGDPWEKLQSSPGRIDTLLEWWRRDVDEGLGELPFPPEFPKMPGEPPRVQPSRMNAANWDDDA, from the coding sequence ATGGCCTCCGAGCGCATCACCCTGACCGTCGGCGAGCGGGACGTCGGGCTATCGAGCCCCAATCGCCTCATCTGGCCCGAACTGGGCATCACCAAGCGCGAGCTCGCCGAGTACGCGATCGCGGTCGCCGAGCCGTTCCTGCGCGCCAACGGACACCGCCCCGTGTCGCTCGAGCGGTTTCCCGACGGTGTCGACGGCGAGAGCTTCTTCTCGAAGAACCCACCCAAGGGCGCGCCCGCTTTCGTCGACCAGGTCATGTGCACCTACAACAGCGGCCGCCGACATCCACAGGTCGTCCTGAACGAAGCCGCCGCGATCGTGTGGGCGATCCAGATGAACACCATTGTCTTCCACCCGTGGGCCTCGCTCGCCGCCGACACCGACAACCCCGTCGAGCTGCGCATCGACCTCGATCCGCAGCCGGGAACTGATTTCGCGGATGCCGCAGCAGTCGCCCCCGCACTGCGCGAAGTCCTCCGCGAAGCCGGCCTGGAGGCCTGGCTGAAGACGAGTGGGAACCGCGGCATCCACGTCTTCTGCCCCATCGAACCCACCCATGAGTTTCTCGATGTGCGGCACGCCGTCATCGCAGCCGGGCGCGAACTGGAGCGGCGCATGCCCGACAAGGTGACCATGAACTGGTGGAAAGAGGAGCGCGGCGAGCGCATCTTCATCGATTTCAACCAGGCCAACCGCGACCGCACGATGGCCGGTGCATACAGCCCGCGGGCCCTGCCGACCGCGACGGTGGCGACGCCGATCACGTGGGAGGAACTGGATGCCGGTGTCGACCCGGCCGCATTCACCGTCCGCACCGTGCCCGAACGCCTCGCCGAGGTGGGCGACCCATGGGAGAAGCTGCAGTCATCGCCGGGGCGGATCGACACCCTGCTCGAGTGGTGGCGGCGCGACGTCGACGAGGGGCTCGGAGAGCTGCCGTTCCCGCCCGAGTTCCCGAAGATGCCGGGCGAGCCGCCGCGCGTGCAGCCCAGCCGGATGAACGCCGCGAATTGGGACGACGACGCATGA